From Xylanibacter oryzae DSM 17970, a single genomic window includes:
- a CDS encoding DUF4296 domain-containing protein, translated as MRRILGFALLVFVLTLLVSCKPKVPSDIIQPNKMEDLLYDYHLAQAVADQDAPSKSDYNRRLYFDAVLKKHKVTQADFDSSMVYYQRHTERLYHIYDNINKRLQNEAGTTANGGASGKYANLSANSDTTLIWKGNNSEFLLTSAPFNKMPFYIKADSSYHAGDAFEFSMDVQFIMEDGSRDAVALLAVRYDNDSIATQNIHMSSPSHYTIMIPSFPNHKIKDIRGFVYLSKCGDSKTTLKMMCLSNIMLMRFHQNGKMPAASGPQMQQNGQSGMPQSRQPGMPQPGQSGVPINQSVPNSESPQGPQKINNNDQGTFPQNSRKRSVSR; from the coding sequence ATGAGAAGAATATTAGGATTTGCTTTGCTTGTTTTTGTTCTTACTCTTTTGGTTTCATGTAAGCCCAAAGTGCCAAGTGATATAATACAACCTAATAAGATGGAAGATTTATTGTATGACTATCATTTAGCTCAGGCAGTTGCAGATCAGGATGCTCCAAGCAAGTCTGATTATAACAGGCGACTTTATTTTGATGCAGTTTTGAAAAAGCACAAAGTAACTCAAGCTGATTTTGATTCTTCTATGGTATATTACCAAAGGCATACTGAGCGTTTGTACCATATTTATGATAATATTAATAAACGTCTTCAGAATGAAGCTGGAACTACTGCTAATGGAGGGGCAAGTGGAAAATATGCAAATCTTTCAGCAAACAGTGATACAACTCTTATCTGGAAAGGAAATAATTCTGAATTTTTGTTGACATCTGCCCCGTTTAATAAAATGCCTTTTTATATAAAGGCAGATTCTTCATATCATGCAGGAGATGCTTTTGAGTTTTCTATGGATGTTCAATTTATAATGGAAGATGGTTCAAGGGATGCTGTTGCTCTCCTTGCTGTTAGATATGATAATGATAGCATTGCTACCCAGAATATACATATGTCTTCTCCATCTCATTATACGATAATGATTCCTTCTTTCCCTAATCATAAAATTAAGGATATAAGAGGATTTGTTTATTTGTCTAAGTGTGGAGATTCAAAGACCACTCTAAAGATGATGTGTCTAAGTAATATTATGCTGATGAGATTTCATCAAAATGGAAAGATGCCTGCAGCTAGTGGTCCACAAATGCAACAGAATGGACAGTCAGGAATGCCGCAATCAAGACAGCCCGGAATGCCTCAACCAGGACAGTCTGGTGTGCCAATAAATCAAAGTGTGCCAAACTCAGAATCTCCTCAAGGGCCTCAAAAAATAAATAATAATGACCAAGGAACATTTCCGCAGAATAGCCGCAAACGAAGTGTTAGTCGATAA
- a CDS encoding lipoprotein signal peptidase: protein MKKGNRFLSDGKISLLVVLVVLVIDQMIKIWVKTHMCLHESIHVTDWFYIYFIENNGMAYGIQLFSKIFLSLFRVVAVLAIGYYISIEIKKKAKLGYIVCLSMILAGAAGNIFDSLFYGLIFNGSSEFYASYFVPFGTGYSSFLMGKVVDMFYFPIIQTTWPTWMPLVGGHEFIFFSPIFNFADATISVGVVFLLLLYRKELSGLQFSFNKNKSDRHTDKEEK from the coding sequence ATGAAAAAAGGAAATAGGTTTCTTTCTGATGGTAAAATATCGCTGCTGGTAGTTCTAGTGGTATTGGTTATTGATCAGATGATAAAAATCTGGGTCAAAACGCATATGTGTTTGCATGAAAGTATTCATGTAACAGATTGGTTTTATATATATTTTATAGAAAACAATGGTATGGCTTATGGTATACAATTGTTTAGTAAAATATTTTTATCACTTTTCAGGGTCGTGGCGGTTTTAGCTATTGGATATTATATTTCCATTGAGATAAAGAAAAAGGCAAAACTTGGGTATATTGTTTGCTTATCTATGATTTTAGCAGGAGCAGCAGGCAATATATTCGATTCTTTATTCTATGGATTGATTTTTAATGGTTCTTCTGAATTTTATGCATCATATTTTGTTCCTTTTGGTACAGGATATTCATCATTCTTGATGGGAAAGGTCGTGGATATGTTTTATTTTCCTATAATACAGACTACATGGCCTACATGGATGCCTTTAGTTGGTGGACATGAGTTTATATTCTTTAGTCCTATTTTTAATTTTGCGGATGCAACAATTTCTGTTGGAGTAGTTTTCCTACTTCTGTTATATAGGAAAGAACTAAGTGGTCTTCAGTTTTCATTTAATAAAAATAAATCGGATAGACATACGGATAAAGAGGAAAAATAA
- a CDS encoding TraR/DksA family transcriptional regulator encodes MAEKTRYSDEELEEFKQIIDEKLALARRDYEQMMKVLMNQDGNDVDDTSPTYKILEEGSATQSKEEMVQLASRQQKFIKGLEAALVRIQNKTYGIDRITGKLIPKERLRAVPHATLSVESKNLPHH; translated from the coding sequence ATGGCAGAAAAAACACGTTATAGTGATGAAGAACTTGAAGAATTCAAGCAGATCATCGATGAAAAATTAGCTTTGGCACGGAGAGACTATGAACAAATGATGAAGGTCCTAATGAATCAGGATGGAAATGATGTAGATGATACATCTCCTACATATAAAATATTAGAAGAGGGTAGTGCCACACAAAGTAAAGAAGAAATGGTACAGCTGGCAAGCAGGCAGCAGAAGTTTATAAAAGGACTTGAAGCCGCTTTAGTTCGTATACAGAATAAAACTTATGGAATAGACCGTATTACAGGAAAGTTGATTCCTAAAGAGCGTTTAAGGGCTGTCCCTCATGCAACACTTAGTGTGGAATCTAAAAATCTTCCGCATCATTGA